The following are from one region of the Staphylococcus schleiferi genome:
- a CDS encoding DUF2179 domain-containing protein → MSVINDNPWMMLISIFAINVAYVTALTMRMILTLKGYRYIAAVVSFVEVLVYVIGLGMVMSNLDQFQNVIAYALGFSVGIIVGMKIEEKLALGYSVVNVTTADYELDLPRQLRDLGYGVTHFGAHGRDGDRLVMQILTPRRYELKLMDTIKQLDPKAFIIAYEPRNIHGGFWVKGVRSKKVKAYDTDEI, encoded by the coding sequence ATGAGTGTAATCAATGATAATCCTTGGATGATGCTCATCTCGATATTCGCCATCAACGTCGCTTATGTGACAGCATTAACAATGCGAATGATATTAACACTTAAAGGTTATCGTTATATCGCAGCTGTTGTCAGCTTTGTAGAAGTACTTGTTTATGTCATTGGTTTAGGAATGGTAATGTCAAATTTAGATCAATTTCAAAACGTGATCGCTTATGCACTCGGTTTTTCTGTTGGTATAATCGTTGGTATGAAAATTGAAGAAAAGTTGGCACTTGGCTATTCTGTAGTGAATGTGACCACAGCAGATTATGAGTTAGATTTACCAAGACAACTCCGTGATTTAGGTTATGGCGTCACGCATTTTGGCGCACATGGTCGTGATGGTGACCGCTTAGTCATGCAAATTTTAACGCCACGTCGCTATGAATTAAAACTGATGGATACCATTAAACAACTGGATCCAAAAGCATTTATTATTGCATATGAGCCACGTAATATCCATGGTGGATTTTGGGTTAAAGGCGTTAGAAGTAAAAAAGTAAAGGCGTATGATACAGATGAAATTTAA
- a CDS encoding NETI motif-containing protein → MKFKVEADETIQDCLARMRAAGYMPVKRFEKPVFKENANGEIEVLRQEIEFTGKKIERH, encoded by the coding sequence ATGAAATTTAAAGTGGAAGCGGATGAAACGATTCAAGATTGTTTAGCTAGAATGAGAGCAGCTGGCTATATGCCGGTCAAGCGTTTTGAAAAGCCTGTATTTAAAGAAAATGCAAATGGCGAGATTGAAGTGTTAAGACAAGAAATAGAATTTACAGGTAAGAAAATAGAGCGTCATTAG
- a CDS encoding nicotinate phosphoribosyltransferase, producing MYQYKDDSLMLHNDLYQINMAESYWFDGIHERKAVFDLYFRNMPFGSGYAVFNGLRRVIEFIENLHFSESDMAYLKSIGYQDDFLSYLKELKFTGNIRSMQEGELCFSNEPLMRIEAPLIQAQLIETALLNIINFQTLIASKASLIKQVAVDDVLMEFGTRRAHEFDAAVWGARAAIIGGFDSTSNVRAGKLFNIPVSGTHAHAFVQTYGDEYTAFKKYAERHKNCVFLVDTFHTLKSGVPNAIRVAKELGDQINFIGIRLDSGDIAYLSKEARKMLDEAGFKDAKIIASNDLDEQTIASLKAQGAAVDSWGVGTKLITGYQQPALGAVYKMVAVEDANGQLVDRIKLSNNAEKVTTPGKKKVYRIINTKNNKSEGDYITLDHEDPNQEERLKMFHPIHTYKMKRIKHFKAIDLHHDIFKEGQLVYDCPSELEAKAYLKNNLNYLWEENKRYLNPEEYPVDLSTLCWENKQKRIFEVAENVKEMEDRYDYE from the coding sequence ATGTATCAATATAAAGATGATAGTTTAATGTTGCACAACGATTTGTATCAAATCAATATGGCTGAATCTTATTGGTTTGATGGCATTCATGAACGTAAAGCAGTTTTTGATTTATATTTTAGAAATATGCCATTTGGGAGTGGCTATGCTGTTTTTAATGGATTACGTCGTGTCATTGAATTCATAGAAAACTTACATTTTTCTGAATCAGATATGGCTTATTTAAAGTCCATTGGTTATCAAGATGACTTTTTGAGCTATTTAAAAGAATTAAAATTTACGGGTAATATCCGTTCAATGCAAGAGGGTGAGCTTTGTTTCAGTAATGAACCCCTCATGCGTATAGAAGCACCTCTTATTCAAGCACAACTTATTGAAACGGCGCTATTAAATATTATCAATTTCCAGACGTTAATCGCTTCTAAAGCAAGTTTAATTAAACAAGTTGCGGTAGACGACGTTTTAATGGAATTTGGGACAAGACGTGCACATGAATTTGATGCTGCGGTTTGGGGTGCGAGAGCAGCTATTATTGGTGGTTTTGATTCAACAAGTAATGTCCGTGCAGGAAAATTATTTAATATACCGGTCTCTGGTACACATGCGCATGCATTTGTACAAACTTATGGCGATGAATACACAGCTTTCAAGAAATACGCTGAAAGACATAAAAATTGTGTCTTCCTCGTTGATACATTCCATACGTTAAAATCAGGCGTACCAAATGCGATTAGAGTCGCTAAGGAACTCGGTGATCAAATTAACTTTATCGGCATTCGACTGGATTCTGGTGACATTGCTTATTTATCGAAAGAAGCTCGTAAAATGCTCGATGAAGCTGGTTTTAAAGATGCTAAAATTATTGCTTCAAATGACTTAGATGAGCAAACGATTGCTAGTTTAAAAGCTCAAGGTGCTGCAGTAGATTCTTGGGGTGTGGGTACTAAATTAATTACGGGCTACCAACAACCTGCTTTAGGCGCAGTTTATAAAATGGTTGCGGTTGAAGATGCTAATGGCCAGCTTGTGGATCGCATCAAATTATCAAACAATGCTGAAAAAGTAACGACACCAGGCAAAAAGAAAGTTTATCGTATCATTAATACGAAAAACAATAAATCTGAAGGGGATTATATTACTTTAGACCACGAAGACCCAAATCAAGAAGAACGGCTTAAAATGTTTCATCCTATTCATACGTATAAAATGAAGCGTATTAAGCATTTTAAAGCGATTGATTTGCACCATGATATATTTAAAGAAGGGCAACTTGTCTATGACTGTCCGTCAGAATTAGAAGCAAAAGCCTATTTGAAAAACAATTTAAATTATCTATGGGAAGAAAATAAACGCTATTTAAATCCTGAAGAATATCCAGTTGATTTGAGTACCTTATGTTGGGAAAATAAGCAAAAACGTATATTTGAAGTGGCTGAAAATGTGAAGGAGATGGAAGACCGTTATGACTATGAGTAA
- a CDS encoding heptaprenylglyceryl phosphate synthase translates to MYDIKEWRHIFKLDPAKEISDEDLEMICMSNTDAIMIGGTDQVTEDNVIHLMSRVRRYPLPLALEISNLESTMPGFDFYFIPTVLNSNDVTYHNGLLHRALKAYGHMINFDELIFEGYVVLNPDSQVSRHTQASANLDEDDVIAYAQMAEKLYRLPILYIEYSGQYGEPEMVQAAKDELEHTQLFYGGGITNFEKAKEMAAIADTIIVGNVIYEDIKAAIKTTKIKERT, encoded by the coding sequence ATGTATGATATAAAAGAATGGCGTCACATTTTTAAACTTGATCCAGCGAAAGAGATTTCAGATGAAGATTTAGAGATGATTTGTATGTCGAATACAGACGCAATTATGATAGGTGGCACGGACCAAGTGACAGAAGATAATGTCATACATTTGATGAGTCGTGTGCGCCGTTACCCATTACCATTAGCATTAGAAATTTCAAATCTTGAGAGCACGATGCCAGGGTTTGATTTTTATTTTATACCTACTGTTTTGAACAGTAACGATGTGACATATCATAACGGCTTGCTACATCGTGCCTTAAAGGCGTATGGTCATATGATTAATTTTGATGAATTGATTTTTGAAGGTTATGTCGTGTTAAATCCGGATAGTCAAGTGAGTCGACATACGCAAGCATCGGCAAACTTGGATGAAGATGATGTGATTGCGTATGCTCAAATGGCTGAAAAACTGTACCGGTTGCCTATCCTTTATATCGAATATAGCGGTCAATATGGTGAACCTGAGATGGTACAAGCTGCCAAAGATGAATTAGAGCATACCCAACTCTTTTACGGTGGTGGGATTACCAATTTTGAAAAAGCGAAAGAAATGGCAGCGATTGCAGATACAATTATAGTGGGTAATGTTATCTATGAAGATATTAAAGCAGCAATTAAAACGACTAAAATAAAGGAGAGAACATAA
- a CDS encoding YerC/YecD family TrpR-related protein codes for MQIEKLRGKALDELFDAILTLETREECYQFFDDLCTVNELQSLSQRLQVAKMIKQGYTYATIEKESGASTATISRVKRSLQWGNDAYTMILERMNIETEM; via the coding sequence ATGCAAATTGAAAAATTACGTGGAAAAGCATTAGATGAGTTGTTTGATGCGATTTTGACATTAGAAACACGAGAAGAATGTTATCAATTTTTCGACGATTTATGTACTGTCAATGAGTTACAATCTTTATCTCAAAGACTTCAAGTTGCCAAAATGATTAAGCAAGGTTATACCTATGCAACAATTGAAAAAGAATCTGGTGCTTCAACAGCTACAATTTCACGTGTGAAGCGCTCTTTACAGTGGGGCAATGATGCCTATACAATGATATTAGAGCGTATGAACATTGAAACAGAAATGTAA